The Ornithodoros turicata isolate Travis unplaced genomic scaffold, ASM3712646v1 Chromosome45, whole genome shotgun sequence genome contains the following window.
gagggtgagtgttttaaatacaatacgcttgccctcctgcacccgcaggaaagtaattcgtggaaaaaatgtgaaaactatgccgcggagtactggtggcctagtcgcttccccgtttcctactctgatctggacgaattcgaagataaaaacaagatatccgtgtacgtatacgagtacgtcgatcagggagtgcacgtgtcgcgatccccaaaactcgagtatgaaaagaaaattcacttattggctgtagatgaacattttttcggaatcaagtctctcgagcgcttactgatgagagacaacaggcgtttcgtatgcgagcgttgcacgcgctcttttaacaaggaagagagcatggcgaaacatcgtcgcctgtgcgcggacgtaaacgaaatcatattggaattttgcgaaccgggcaaaaaccttgtagagtttactaaaatacagtacaagcagcagtacaactacgtcgtcgcgttggacacggagagcgtactcgcgcccagtggtgttggcatgcagcgtcacgtcacctcgagcttttgtgccgtgctcgtacgcacccacgactcgaaggtgatgcgcatcaggacgcaccacggtgaagattctgcgaggcagtgcgtcagagctttgatggaaatgcgggacgagatgatcgccctgaacgcctgccccgcggaaatggtgctgaatgatgagcaacgagcgcggcacagagctgccacccactgcgcgtactgcgggcgggagttcgcgcaagatgtatcccgtgtccggcaccacgaccattccaagcgttgtaccgctggcgagacaaattacatcgcaacgctgtgcaacccctgtaacgtagcgtgcacgacgcgggaaaaactgcccatcatggtgcacaatctggcctacgatttggccggactactgcgggaatttcaccttctcgggtggaagcgagctcccttcatcgtggccagttccatggaaaaaatccgatcgttcgaaattggcaccttcctattcagagataccatgcagtacctaaattcgtcgctgggagagctcgtggaaaccgtcaaatccatggggggcgcagaggcgttccaatgcctgaagcaggtatttggagacgactacgaaattttgcttcgtaaaggtgtattcccgtacagccacgttagctcgttcgcggtctacgacgaattggctctgccggcaaaatcagccttccgaaacgatctgacgggggaggatataagcgacgaagactatcagtacgcgctgcacgtatttgaacgttttggatgctcgaatctgagggattataatgcattgtacctgaaaacggatgccctgttacatgctgacgtaatgcagcacttccggcgcctgtgctacgacgcgcgcggattggaattgcttcattgtgtttcgctggcatcctattcgtggcaatgcgctctaaattacacgcgggcaaaattggagctgatcatcgccgaggacatgtaccggaccatcgaatcgggtgttagaggtggactctgtcaggcgagcaggcgtcatttacgggctaacaacccgctgtgcagtggctacgatcccgataaagaggaggtgtacatatcgtacatagattgcaacaatctttacggattcagtatgataaagcacctcccagtcggcgatttcgaatgggtcgaggattttagctccgtggattttatgcgtcatcccacagattcggacgtgggatacgtgtacgtgtgcgatttggagtatccaaaatctatccacgcgctgacgcggtacttccccctggctcccgagaaggctgtcgttccgaaggaatggctctcaccattccagcgagggctcctcgaagagttaatgtatcagccggcgaacagcaaaaagctgctgctcacgtgcaaggacaaggtcgagtacgtcgttcattacgcgctgctcgcgctctattgtagattgggcatgcgggtgacgaaaattcacagaattctaaaatttcgtcaggcaccattcctgcgtccctacattgaggacaatgttgccagacgcgtcgcatcgagcacgacgttcgagaaaaatttctataaaatctcaaataatgcggtcttcgggcgtacgttgctaaataaatttaatatgcgagacattcgagtagccttcgatgaggagacggcgagtcgcctcgggagtcgggcggaatgcgcgcgaatggaaattttgtcccccgattgtgtcatgtacgaaatgcgcaagagaaaagtgcgatgcgatttccccctgcagattggcttcacgattttagaactgagtaagttaaccatgtactcgttctattatgaaaccctgctgagcaagctcacttgtccggtgattacctgctactttgacacggattctctgatcctcggcctattctgcaaggactacgaagatcagttacgcgcgatcgccgacgaccatttagacttgtcttccttcgatcgtgatcatccactgtacagcgagaggaatcgcggtagacttggcgcgttcaaaagtgaaacgggtagcgtacccatcgaggaagtaatatgcctgaaagccaaaatgtattccatcaaattagccgggggaaaacaaattgcaagagctaaaggggtcaaaaagaacattgtgcgcaaacacctcctccatgacacgtaccgcgataccctattcaagcacgccagcgtatcgcacgaacaggtgtcaatagtgggaaagaaacagtgcatgtacaccatccgaaacgtgaaaagaagtctgatggcgtacgacgacaaacggtACCTCTACAATAacgtggactcctacccgtacggaagctgcgaatatggtaagctcgagtggatgacgtagatagcgggaTTTCACACGGCATTCTTTCCTCCGTcgcacagataatgcagaggatgagtaggagtagcgtcatttgacctgcgtcactggaaggatgtggtacctcgttctcttctcgctcgtctcgtgcgcactggcgctggacgccggcaactgcactgcgagcatcaagctggagaaggataagcacacgtacgcgcacgaatgccccggcgacatcttggccatcagagagtggcacgtggtacctatgcggtccggcattaacctggacaggaacgctactggatcgttgcgtacgtgccttcactcgctggacgtgagcgacagctacgaagatatccagtgcacgcggaagtgccaactcacggaggacgaaatttttctcagccgctgtcccggagacgtctacatgatccgtcacttccgtggaaccatgcccagcatcaagggaatcaacctctccaaaactgccatgcttttcctcaaacatgtactcaataaacgttgaaaggtatttttttccctgtctgttcgatctcatagagctatctgagataggttttagttgaaaggtatttttttccctgtctgttcgatctcatagagctatctgagataggttagaaccatccgaagccgccgccgccgccgccgcgcgCCGTCTGGTGGCGAGCCAATCGgtataagtttgaacatctgagatagggccgcaacgggtgggtgccggtgaaggcagtggcggcggccaatcagatggggaGGCTGGGAGagtggcttagaatggaccaatcagatgggtaagtttggacatctgagatagggccgcagTGGGGTCGCTGCAGCCgcgcctggaccaatcagcggtcgcgccggccaatcagcgtgaagcccgctggggtggagtcaagtaatgaacataaacgggcgggggcggagctatggtgaaccaatcaacgcgcgcgcgatcagtagcggtggccaatcaacgggcgcgcgcggagccaagtaattagcatgaaggggtggagctacggtaaaccaatcaatgctcagtcaaggcttagcatgagccaatcagcgtgtgaagtgggggcggagccaattaattagcatgaaggagctacggtcaaccaatcaaagatcagtaggcttagcatgggccaatcaacgtgtgaagtgggcggagctaatggtggccaatcagatggctttggatttggcttgtgttggcttagaactggattgtgttggcttagaatcggccatcttggattagaaaaaagaggctgttatagcgctcggttcttgtgccgctcggttcttatgccgctcggttcttatgccgctcggttcttatgccgctcgaaaATTATACAGTCTATATCTATACTACTGACATCCGGGTGACGCACAGAGTAATGCTTTCAGTGTAACATGGAAAATGCGTAGAAGTACAGAAAAAGTATTCAAGTTCGATTACTAAATTTGGCCTTTTTAAAAACACACTTAAATACACTCCTCATGTCTAGTGGTACGGTACTGTTGGGGCGGCGTTTCTACTGTTGCGGTACGTTAGTTTTTGACACGTACTTGATGGAAGCAAACGGCATGACTACATTTCTCATTTCCGTTGCGGCATTCACACAAAGCACACTGCATCCGTCCATGGGTTGACAGCGTAACCCTGACGCTGTATGAACGATCTCTGAATGAAGCACGCGCATTCGAACTAATACAGACGTCCAGGAATTCACGCTTAAGCGCGTTTCCTACGTTCGACTTTCTTTTCACGTTTGTTCATACAGCCAAGATCAtcacagaaagaaaaacacacactttTGATGTCGATATCAGAGCCGTATTCGCTGTTTTACAGTTCAGCTTCGGCTAGACGCTGCATTGTTTACCTTTTAGGAGCGAGCACATGTTTCGTCCAGCCAACCAAAGGCGTCCTTGAAACGTCACTCCTGCGTCATGTGCGGTGACCCCGCGCGCTTACAGAGCGTATACTGAATACTTTTCGAACCTTTCTCCGAACCCCTCCTGCCTATCCCGATGCTTTTGTTATgccttctttcgaacgaaccaGGGGAAGGCAGCAAATGTTGGTTGCAAGGTGCGCAATGTAGCTGGATATGGAATAACATTACCCTGTTAGTGTATACGCTAAGGTAGAGgtctgtgaaaaaaaagaaaagaaagaaagaaatgaaccGTCCCCTGCCCAATAAATGGACGCCATGGCCTTCCTTGAAGATGCTGTTTTCGACGTGGCGGAGAATCGTCATATTTCCAATATCATATATTCTTGCTTGCTCCAACACCTCCAACGGTAAATTGGCGGCCACACGTTTGTTAGCCCGTTACCAAACACACTGTCAACCTGCAAGTTCAATTCAATTAATTTATTCCAATTCAAGTTCCAGGTTTCAATACATGTGTTTACATTGCGTTAGATGTGAGGAGGGTGGTGACGAATCTCTGCAGTTCTGGATAAGATTCCGCGCCACCCTCTTCGCATAGATAAGATTGTCGCCCAGAGCGGGCCTTCCACATTCACGAACTCTCGCAGTATTAGTTTCCGCAGACCCACAACTAAGCATTGCTGCAGCAAGAACGTGGCTTCTGAAGCACAAGTAGTATCTACAGTATACCCAATCAACgaataagattctgagtcatgcacgctgccaTCTACCATAGTTTCACGGgctatcaacggtctgctaacgCTGTTTATTACCTTTCGACCGGCAGAACGATCAATAACTGGTCTAGCCCGTGAAATACCGGCCAGATGTCAACCTATAGTTCCGCCTCGAAAGGCAGGTTGGTTTTCATGACGTCATAGTGCCAACACATTGCGGACACAACCCCGTAACCAGCGTACTTGATCTCTCCGTATCTTGCGTAGTATGATTTGCGCAATTCGACGTCTACAACAACGTCTGCCTGCACTCATCTCTGTAATGCAAACTCCAGGTCCCCAGCGTCATTTGGAGCGTGTTGTTTGCAGCCACATGTTCTTGACCAACGGCATTTAACCAATCAGTCAAGGAAACAACAAAACTTCGTGTCTATAGCGGCTCGTAGAAGCACAGGTTTTGCAAATAGTACATAATAGTATTTACAGTTCAACTATTTACGCATCAATGGTGACGATGTGATTTTTCCTTTCCCAGTTTCATCCTTCCGCCCGATGGGGTTACGCGTCGCCAGATTTGGAGGTATCTTATCAACTTCTTCGAAAGTCAGCGTCGATTCTTCCATCGCTGCAGCACTTTTCCAAGCAGCATTATTTATGCGTACACAATTTCTCTACTCATCTCGCGCAGGTAAGCGATTCGGGAAACTGTTTTCAACCCGCGTAATGTCATAAgtagaggtgagtgcgggtaagaAAACTTGGACCCGGCTCGCACAGTACCCGCGCCTGTgtgacccgcacccgcagtgcTCTCTGTATACCCGCATTGGGACCGGCAGGAGGAAGTGTTCCTCGTCCACTGTACCGCTGTTGctattttaaaacaatggaaattctgagtgttggctgcgtgtctcggacggcttcaattgtatgccaataaaactgcaattcaacagggagccatatatgtctgcactgataatcgaactcgcccgccagcacttgcctgctgcagtctgGCACGCGGATTTATGCTGCCAACGACatagggcactgctgagctcgcgtgtgacagagagggatcacttagttggctatgcgggtatacccgcattacccgctgtcgcattgcgggtacagccgcattttacccgctacccgcagcgatcgcgaattcctacccgcaaatcgtgacgatgtgcggggcaactgcgggtacccgcgggtatacccgcgcaGTCATAAGCCGCTCGTTTGAAGATTGTTGCAGTGAAAGCTGCTGTTCTTCGTTTAATTCATGAAGGGGAACAAACGTGACACTTCCTCTCCACTTTGCACGATGTGTGTCAGTCGGATAGCTAGCGTTAACCACTATTTCCAGTTGCGGTATATCTAAGCGAATTAAATTTTTCAGGGGAAGTACTGTCCGAACAAGTTACGTAGTGTTCTTACACGTCTGAGAAtgagaaataaagaaaaggagGCATATGGGCGTTGACAAATAACGGAGTACTGTGGAAGAACGATGTTTTTCTGCTTGAAAAGAGCACACTGCGTCCCTGAGCATCTGCAAGGGCTTCGACCGAAATGCGGTTTGAAAATAGCACCATGCTCGGACCGCTCTGAAGCTGTCTTCATACAGGTTTTTGTCCGTACCAGCACACCTGTTCGATGCAATGAATTGAAACTGAATTGAAATTAaaacaaataataaaaaaatgccATAAGGAAGGTATCATCAGTAGCAGTACGATAGGGGCTGTTGATGATCAGGTGGATTGCAGGCACGAGATAATCATAGGGACACGTTATTGCAGTGTTTCACTAAATGTGTTTCCGGTTTCGTGTAGGAAGTCGTCCTTAGGGAAGCCGTCCGTGGCAAGTAGAATAATTACAAAGTTAGTCCATACTCACTCTCTGAACACATAGCATCGTGTCCACGGCACAAATATTGAAGGGAAGGTTCAGCAGTACTGGGTgtggtacccaagcagcacaccaatattggaccaatgtgaGCTGCAGGGTTGGCAAATATCGGTCCCAGATGGGCTGCCATATGGGACCCATGTGGGAAATGCAACCgtgctccatattggaccagtatGGGCTCcctatattggcaagcccattttgaacatattgcgccaatatttgCGTGATAACGCTAACGGTGAGTCCACCGAATAATAAAGCACTAACAGTGATCTTACTTCTGCCTTCTTTATTTCTGCAGATCTTCTTATTGATTGACGTTGCACCGCGTTACAAAAAAGAACACCGCGTCGCATTAAAAACGGAGAACAGGTGCTGTACCGGTCGTACTGCCAAGAAGAACAGGCAGTCGTATTCCCAACTGTAGGTTGGGAAAAGCGCAAGCTTGCCCACATGTCgcctcaaaaatagtactgctctcgtgCTCAAAACGAACAGTAGGAACTACCGGTACAAAATATCCCTCAGAAGCTGTCATTGGGATCGCAGTAGTGTatgaaccaaaaatttccaatTCGCTtttagagtacaaaggagcgaaacactttcgtgatggtgacggacatacgccttgCATTAACTGACGCTGCCTCTGTGGTAACTTCAACGCACCTACAGCTACAGCGCGTTCACACCTAGCGTTACAGAAGAGACATCCcttcagtgccggatttacagtggtgggggctcTCTCGTGCATTCTATGTATTATTCTATGTATTCGTGTATTATATGTCTATAAATGACATCGTGTTGCTTCTAAAGGACAgcggccgtgtggcacactaGTCACACACatttttcagcagtcaggttttgtcatattttgaacatttcgtagacaagtgaaataaatattctattcatgtCTATTCAgtgtgttattcggggtcgatatccgtggacggaggacagatttttaccaagtttccgtttcagcgatgcgtttcaggcatgcaaagcagatttcccttggacaagacctttactggtgtGGGCCCCTTTGTGATGGGGGCCCCGGGGaaagtgccccgtctgccctcccctaaatccggcactgcatCCTTTGCTATCCAACtctgtgttttttacttgacctgccgcttcCGTTGTCATTAGAGAAATCAGAGACATCTTCGCCagaatgaaacgtccgatccgagtgtcgcgagtacgcattagttgtaggactcGTGATtttgctcaaacgaccacgctctgAGTCAGTTCGACGGTAATgacaagggtgcaggccagctggtacatggtgaaaaaattggaacccgagaaagggacagaggagagacgagaacgtgtcgtgtcgtccctcctcagTCCCCTTCTCGGGTTCCATTTTTTTTCAGTTCGACGGATtgccatcgcgaagcaagatggcggctacTCTGTGCAGCAAGTGTGCCAGTTGAGTTGAGTTGTTCATGTTACAGTGGGATCACCacatatgttgactgtttcgaacaatgtgtatcatctgcgggaagttgttggatgtaacggcgtgTTCAGTTGGGcttttcacacgcttcaacgtccaatcttggcgtgctgcttgggcacttAATACAAGTACCAATACGGGTACGTCCCATTTTTCGCAATTTCAGTCAACGTGGGGTGcacatgggcaatatggggcccatattgccaagtttgagccaacaTGGGGGAAATCGTTgcaaaacgggtcccatattggacctgTATCGCCAATGCCCATCCAATAGGGGTCCAATATCCTGCGCTGCTTGGGGAGGTTCGGGTGACGTACTGTCAGGGACACTTCTAACTTTCTACTCGTTTCCGTGGtctcgctccgataagcgccaCGCTAGCGGGCAAGGTCGCAAACAAAAAGTGGACTCGTCCCGGTATGCCGACAAGGTATCGCATTGCCGTACGAAGGCGTTAGAAGGACCGAgtaaaaaacaacaaaagaaaaacgtaaCAAGGGAAAGCAGTCGGTGTGAGAAGGTATTATATCactatgagagaactgatgttctgaggctggaacaacatagaaaggacaaatacatacaaagcctcacattgcctaagaaattaacgatgaaagatggaagtcactgaaaaggttagccaggctgcaggactcgaacgaACTGTAGGactcgagtcctacagctggctaaccctttcagtgacttccatctttcatcattataTCCTTATCTTAATCTGTTGTCACGCGGAGTGTCACTCTGTGATTCTGTACGAAACGCCGAGGTCACCCTTTGTTATCGCATGTTTGTTACTCTTGGAAACGGAAATGATGCAGAATGTTGCGGTGCTAACGACGCTGCGACGACACGGGACCTGCTTCAAAACCCGACTTATCGCGCCTTTTTGGCCACACAACCACTCGCTAATATGCACCGCGGAGTATGTAATATTTCAGGCATTAAAAAAGTCGGCTATTTCAAACTTGTGGCgcaatttcttttttgcttttttgtgcCTGCGGCCATTGAAAAGAAAGTCAGTACTTTGTCCAGCCTCCTCCTGCCGTCACGACGGACTCCATTCGGGGTGGCATCCATGAGTACGGAGAAGTGACAACCGCCTGCTGTCTCAGTGACTCCCACTCCTCTTGAATGGCCGTCCAGAAGGATCTCGGTGTCCCCAATGTTAGGTGCCTTCTGTAAAGTTGTTTTTTGAGCAGTCCCCAGTTGTCCTCGATCGGGTTCGTATCTGCTGCTTTTGCGGGCCATGGTAGCTGCATGATGCATTATTGGCTGTCTAGGTGACGTTGCACAAGGCGGGACATGTGTATTGGACTTTTGTCTTGTTGGAACAAGTATACACCGTCTGGAGAATGGCCATCAACTGCGAAGGGTGCCAGCACTGTGTCTATGATGCTGACACATTGCTCACTGTTGAGGTTGCCGGTTATCCTGTGCAGTGGCCCGAGACCCGCGGACGTAATAGCTCCCCAGAGACTAACGGTGCAACGGCCACTCATGGCAACCTGCTGCATGTAGGCTGGGTGCTACCTGAAGTTTCAAACATTAAAGGTTTTTGTCGCAAGGGCATCTCCCCAAGTTCTTTTCAATCTTATGGTACTGGATAACACCTTGCACCGACGTGCCTCTAAACCTTCATCTGTTGATCTCAGCGGCTTCCGAAAGTGCACTCGTCGCTAAATATTACAGATGACCACTCCTGGACCGACCAGTGAAGATGGCTGCTAGCAAACTCGTATCTGAGGGTTTTGCGCGCAATGCGTAATGCTGGCTTACGACATGAATAGCGGCAGCGGAGGCCCGCTTCACGAAGAGGCCTGCGGACTGTTTTTGCCGACGCTGCGATGGATAGCTCCCTCCTTATATCTGCGGCAGTAATGAAAGGGTCGTCCACGATAGCTGCGACAAGGCAAAGGTCCTCGAACTCCGACGTTGAGCGGGAACGCGGAGCGCGACGAGCGTCTTCTATACGGTTCTTCTGGACATAAGCATCTCGAACCCGCCGAACAGTCTGCACGGAGCAACCTACCGTGTGCAATCGACTACAAGTACAGCTACAGTTGTACTGTAGTTGGGCAATCACTCCCTGTGCTGGCTCAGCCTCGAGCAACGGGAGAATTCTGGTCCTATTCTCTCTGCTTATCCGTGGCGGCATATTTAAGAAGGTCAGGCATTCATCAGTTTTGACTGGCAAATTTCATGGATGGCACCGTTGCAGATATACTGTTTCCAAGAGAAACACGCGATAACAAAGCGCGATCTTCGTGCTCCTTACAAAACCGGGCACGAAACGTAACAACCAGATTAAGATAATGATATAATTCCCTCTCACGCCGTCTGCTTCCCTTTTGTTACGTTTTTCTTTATTGGTGAGGTTTAGTATATTGTACGTTGTCGCCTTGGCGTAGTAATAGTGCTGctgttctgcgcaatgcgcaaagctctgtttatgttttgcgcgtgcgcagtacAACCAACGGTATTCAttgcgtacgcaaagacgatagcgcACGACATagtaaaactcactattgtctTTACACGGTATTTCAAACACCTTCGTGCGGCAATGCGATAGCGTGTCGGAGCCCGGCCGCCCCCGGACGAGTCCACTTTTTGTTTGCGATCTTGCCCGCTAGCGTGGTGCTCGGAGCAAGACCGCGGAAACGAGTAGAAAGAAGTGTCCCTGACAATACATTTTTTATATTGAAACGGGGTGTCGATTGGTCCTAGTCATAAGGAAAGAGAATTCTGTTGCACAAATGTGTGCtgctttatgtgtgtgtgtgccggcTTCTGCATCTTTTGAGCGCTAGAGCACAAGGTTTCAAACAGTCCC
Protein-coding sequences here:
- the LOC135374183 gene encoding uncharacterized protein LOC135374183; translated protein: MQRHVTSSFCAVLVRTHDSKVMRIRTHHGEDSARQCVRALMEMRDEMIALNACPAEMVLNDEQRARHRAATHCAYCGREFAQDVSRVRHHDHSKRCTAGETNYIATLCNPCNVACTTREKLPIMVHNLAYDLAGLLREFHLLGWKRAPFIVASSMEKIRSFEIGTFLFRDTMQYLNSSLGELVETVKSMGGAEAFQCLKQVFGDDYEILLRKGVFPYSHVSSFAVYDELALPAKSAFRNDLTGEDISDEDYQYALHVFERFGCSNLRDYNALYLKTDALLHADVMQHFRRLCYDARGLELLHCVSLASYSWQCALNYTRAKLELIIAEDMYRTIESGVRGGLCQASRRHLRANNPLCSGYDPDKEEVYISYIDCNNLYGFSMIKHLPVGDFEWVEDFSSVDFMRHPTDSDVGYVYVCDLEYPKSIHALTRYFPLAPEKAVVPKEWLSPFQRGLLEELMYQPANSKKLLLTCKDKVEYVVHYALLALYCRLGMRVTKIHRILKFRQAPFLRPYIEDNVARRVASSTTFEKNFYKISNNAVFGRTLLNKFNMRDIRVAFDEETASRLGSRAECARMEILSPDCVMYEMRKRKVRCDFPLQIGFTILELSKLTMYSFYYETLLSKLTCPVITCYFDTDSLILGLFCKDYEDQLRAIADDHLDLSSFDRDHPLYSERNRGRLGAFKSETGSVPIEEVICLKAKMYSIKLAGGKQIARAKGVKKNIVRKHLLHDTYRDTLFKHASVSHEQVSIVGKKQCMYTIRNVKRSLMAYDDKRYLYNNVDSYPYGSCEYDNAEDE